In Girardinichthys multiradiatus isolate DD_20200921_A chromosome 18, DD_fGirMul_XY1, whole genome shotgun sequence, a single window of DNA contains:
- the LOC124883611 gene encoding CD276 antigen homolog, with amino-acid sequence MKASRSWLTLLGPGLLLYLLPLVLKVTGLRSVDGGHSYPESYKGVVGGNVSFYCPVDKTKNLDFLYFQKVVVIGEQIFFNGYHSKPLKPQPRTEMDQSNTIMHIYELTSSDSGEYECHYMYKDDQTVNTVKIHLSVTALFSKPVITNNCNQANGIPLECEVKCEAHNGFPNKKIKWNELRNISKEMWNILRNNEVPTKTELVNISSTASFNCSVGELKVSCSVDGITSDIISVCYSKASPDQSANLIIVIAAVVCVLVGIAILCVFKFKKRTTEAENTRSNGHPEEVRVLNNLGS; translated from the exons GCATCACGTTCTTGGCTGACTCTCCT AGGACCAGGGCTCCTTCTTTATCTGCTGCCTCTAGTTTTAAAGGTAACCGGACTCAGGTCTGTTGATGGAG ggcaTTCTTATCCAGAGTCATATAAAGGAGTGGTTGGTGGAAATGTCAGCTTCTACTGCCCTGTAgataaaacaaagaatttgGATTTTCTTTACTTCCAGAAAGTTGTCGTCATTGGAGAACAAATTTTCTTTAATGGCTACCACTCAAAACCTCTAAAACCACAACCAAGGACAGAAATGGACCAGAGCAACACAATAATGCACATCTATGAACTAACCTCATCCGACAGTGGGGAATACGAATGTCATTATATGTATAAAGACGATCAAACGGTTAACACGGTTAAGATACATCTTAGTGTCACAG CTCTCTTCAGCAAGCCTGTTATAACAAACAACTGTAACCAAGCAAATGGCATCCCATTAGAATGTGAAGTTAAATGTGAGGCACATAATGGGtttccaaacaaaaaaattaagtgGAATGAACTTCGAAACATCAGCAAAGAAATGTGGAACATTCTCAGGAACAATGAAGTACCGACCAAAACAGAATTGGTTAATATCTCCAGCACTGCGTCTTTTAACTGCTCCGTTGGTGAACTGAAGGTATCCTGCTCTGTGGACGGCATCACCTCAGATATCATCTCAGTGT GTTATTCTAAGGCCTCCCCTGACCAATCTGCAAACCTCATTATTGTGATAGCTGCAGTAGTTTGTGTACTTGTGGGGATTGCGATTCTTTGCGTGTTCAAATTCAAGAAAAGAACAACTG AAGCAGAAAACACAAGATCAAATGGACATCCAGA GGAGGTCAGAGTTCTGAATAATTTGGGATCCTGA